One stretch of Sphingomonas rosea DNA includes these proteins:
- a CDS encoding threonine aldolase family protein — protein MRFFSDNAAAVHPAVFEAMARADRLDTAYDGDAWSQKLDAAFSTVFEREVTALWVTTGTAANCLALAGMVPSYGGILCHREAHIQVDEAGAPEFFSGGAKLLLVDGPGAKLTPTALEDVRGRIRADVHQVQANALSITNATEYGLTYSAAETAALGEWAKSHGLGFHFDGARFANAVASTGASPAELTWKAGVDALSFGFVKNGGLSAEALILFDSSLADGIRRRRKRSGHLLSKGRYLAAQLLAMLEDDIWLANARNANEAARRLAAAAGTRLVFPVEANEVFLKVTADEAAHLRAAGFDFYDWGIGEARLVTSWDQDLAAVDRLAEAISAL, from the coding sequence ATGCGCTTCTTTTCCGACAATGCCGCCGCCGTTCACCCCGCGGTCTTCGAGGCGATGGCCAGGGCCGACCGGCTCGACACCGCCTATGACGGCGACGCCTGGAGCCAGAAGCTCGACGCGGCCTTCTCGACTGTCTTCGAGCGCGAGGTCACCGCGCTGTGGGTCACCACCGGGACCGCGGCCAACTGCCTCGCGCTCGCCGGCATGGTGCCTTCCTACGGCGGAATCCTCTGCCACCGCGAGGCGCACATCCAGGTCGACGAGGCCGGCGCGCCCGAATTCTTCTCGGGCGGGGCGAAGCTGCTGCTGGTCGATGGCCCAGGCGCCAAGCTGACCCCAACCGCCCTCGAGGACGTCCGCGGCCGGATTCGCGCCGACGTCCACCAGGTCCAGGCCAATGCGCTGTCGATCACCAACGCCACCGAATATGGCCTGACCTATTCCGCCGCCGAAACCGCGGCGCTCGGCGAGTGGGCGAAGAGCCACGGCCTGGGGTTCCACTTCGACGGCGCCCGCTTCGCCAATGCCGTCGCCTCGACCGGCGCCTCGCCCGCCGAACTGACCTGGAAGGCCGGGGTCGACGCCCTCTCCTTCGGATTCGTCAAGAATGGCGGGCTGTCGGCCGAAGCGCTGATCCTGTTCGATTCGTCCCTCGCCGACGGGATCCGCCGCCGCCGCAAGCGCTCGGGCCATCTGCTGAGCAAGGGCCGCTATCTCGCCGCCCAGCTGCTCGCGATGCTCGAGGACGACATCTGGCTCGCCAATGCCCGCAATGCCAACGAGGCCGCGCGGCGGCTGGCGGCCGCGGCGGGGACACGCCTCGTCTTCCCGGTCGAGGCCAATGAGGTGTTCCTCAAGGTCACCGCGGACGAGGCCGCGCACCTCCGCGCCGCGGGCTTCGATTTCTACGACTGGGGGATCGGCGAAGCGCGGCTGGTGACGAGCTGGGACCAAGACCTCGCCGCGGTCGACCGCCTCGCGGAAGCGATTTCGGCGCTGTGA
- a CDS encoding M24 family metallopeptidase C-terminal domain-containing protein — protein MDDDDVVPALWGGVRVGRHRAHQNGEYGIRTENLILVVPKTIEGADREMLGFETLTFAPIDRRLIVTEMLSPRERQWVDDYHAEVVKRIAPGLAAGERAWLEAACAPL, from the coding sequence GTGGACGACGACGATGTCGTCCCCGCGCTCTGGGGTGGCGTCCGGGTCGGCCGTCACCGCGCTCATCAGAACGGCGAATACGGGATCCGGACCGAGAACCTCATCCTCGTCGTACCGAAGACCATCGAAGGCGCCGACCGCGAGATGCTCGGCTTCGAGACGCTGACTTTCGCGCCGATCGACCGCCGCCTGATCGTCACCGAGATGCTGAGCCCGCGCGAGCGGCAGTGGGTCGACGATTATCACGCCGAGGTGGTGAAGCGGATCGCGCCGGGCCTCGCCGCGGGGGAACGGGCGTGGCTCGAGGCGGCCTGCGCGCCGCTCTAG